The Chrysemys picta bellii isolate R12L10 chromosome 16, ASM1138683v2, whole genome shotgun sequence DNA window CTTTAGGGTTGTATTTTACTTAAACTAAGTGGCGATGACAGGCGCTGGGCTCGGGAGAGCACGTAACCGTGTTACCTGCTGGCTGGAGCACGTCACTGACACCAAGTGCCTTGTTACTCTGGGCTGCAAGCAGTGACGTTATAGATGCTCCTGGGTTTGGCCTCCGGGGACTCTGGTCTGCAAGCTCAGGCAGTGGGGACAGAGGGGAGCATAACCCAGCTGAGCAGGCCTTGCTTCCATCTTACCTCCTCGAAGAGCTCCAGGCTGTAGGTGTTATCGTCATCAGCGAAGTAAACAATCCCAGGCTGGCTGCTATTTTTATTAAAGGTCTCTCTCAGCCATCGCAGGGCTAGGTTCCTCTGCATGGTCCCGCGGGGAATCCGGGGGTCCCTCATGTCTCCCCGCAGCTTGTAGTTGCGGGGTGTCTCCACATTGAGGTGGGTGTAGTTCAGCCCCGTGTCCCGCAGCAGCCGGGTGACAAGAGGAGTGCGCCGCTGCGAGTCCTCCACCAGGATCCAGTGCAGGTTGGGCACATGCAAGAGGGTGTTGGCCAGACGCGTCAGTTCCGCCTTTTGCACCGGCCGACTGTAGGTGGGGGTGATGACGTGGATGGTGGGGAGGGTGTCCGACCATGGGGGTGGGCGGGTGTAAACGTACTCTGTCCTCACCACCTCCACAATGTCGCGGTCTGACAGGCAGTACTCCTTAGAGTCCGAGCCTTGGGCCAGATCACGCCTGGAGTCACCACCATCATCTGCACAAAGGCATGAGAGAAAGAGAACACACACAGTCAGTCCTCTTACAGTCTCCTCACCACCACTCCCTCGGAAAAGCCAGCAGGCAGCTTGCTAGCAGGGGAGATCACCCCCTTGGTCTGAGAGCAAAGCTGGAAAACAGAGGCCTTTTGCAAGAAACAAAGAACCCACAAGACAGAGATGCCAGCTGGTGAACTAGCCACATGGGCAAAATTCTGACAGCTCCAGGATAGCAGGAGGGAACTGCTCAGAACAGCAAGCTTTAAGGGCCCAAAGAAACAACAACCGAGTGGGACAAATGGGTATAGAATAACAGATACTCTGACACCGATACAGCACCTTCCAAACCCACAGGATCCCAAAGTACTTTGTATTCCATGCCCCATGGAGCAGCTCCTGCCACCAGGGCAGAACTCTGCAGCTGTGCACGAATGCATAGCAACAGCTCAGGACAGCAAGTGAAGAATACCataaccagtgggagctgcagagacaaTATGGGTCAACAGAATAGAATTGGCGTATGTTGGGATTTGGCCTGGATAACATTGTATCCCATTTATGAGATGTTCCTTAAATCCAGGCCCTGAGCTGAGATCTTGAAATATGTCACCTAGTCACTTCACAAGTGTTCACACAGCTCTGACTAACCTTCCAGGCGGGCCTAGGGTCATATGAGGCAGTCTCTTATGTGGCTGTTCCAAAGTCCTGGTCGCGAATCTTGGAGGGATATATGCAGGACATTACAGATACGAGCACCACCACCACAACTCTTACCAACAGTACGACGAGTACAAACGACCAGGACTTCAGAATCCTTCGCTAAGAATTTCACTCTATATTGGCTCAGACAAGATAAACCTTCACGTGTAGACTTTGCTGATTTCGATTTGTACTTTTCTATAAATTTTGACCGATAGtaccaatgtttatttttaactttttttctgattttcacctaTTTAAATGTTCATAGTTGCAGGGGTCAGAATAATTATTTAaggacagtagatgttgagattcaaaacagCAAAGCTTTATAACCGTTAAAATACATATTGTCGGCATTAAATCataatacacaaagtaaacatccttaaatcaaacgaacaatttctcaagcagcatttttcttactttgcctgtctgtaaattttgatgattATGGATGGAAACATTTCGTCCGTGTGTGCACAACAAAATTGACGTTTATCAATAA harbors:
- the B3GAT1 gene encoding galactosylgalactosylxylosylprotein 3-beta-glucuronosyltransferase 1 isoform X3 yields the protein MPKRRDILAIVLIVLPWTLLITVWHQSTIAPLLAVHKDDGGDSRRDLAQGSDSKEYCLSDRDIVEVVRTEYVYTRPPPWSDTLPTIHVITPTYSRPVQKAELTRLANTLLHVPNLHWILVEDSQRRTPLVTRLLRDTGLNYTHLNVETPRNYKLRGDMRDPRIPRGTMQRNLALRWLRETFNKNSSQPGIVYFADDDNTYSLELFEEMRTTRKVSVWPVAFVGGLRYESPKVNAAGKVYGWKTVFDPHRPFAIDMAGFAVNLRLILQRSQAYFKLRGVKGGYQESSLLRELVTLNDLEPKAANCTKILVWHTRTEKPVLVNEGKKGFTDPNVEI
- the B3GAT1 gene encoding galactosylgalactosylxylosylprotein 3-beta-glucuronosyltransferase 1 isoform X4, yielding MDDGGDSRRDLAQGSDSKEYCLSDRDIVEVVRTEYVYTRPPPWSDTLPTIHVITPTYSRPVQKAELTRLANTLLHVPNLHWILVEDSQRRTPLVTRLLRDTGLNYTHLNVETPRNYKLRGDMRDPRIPRGTMQRNLALRWLRETFNKNSSQPGIVYFADDDNTYSLELFEEMRTTRKVSVWPVAFVGGLRYESPKVNAAGKVYGWKTVFDPHRPFAIDMAGFAVNLRLILQRSQAYFKLRGVKGGYQESSLLRELVTLNDLEPKAANCTKILVWHTRTEKPVLVNEGKKGFTDPNVEI